A genomic segment from Propionispora hippei DSM 15287 encodes:
- a CDS encoding HTH domain-containing protein produces the protein MGPNERRQEIMETLCHRRQETMNNLAFEFGVSIRTIRNDIDILSLSYPLETVRGRYGGGVRVMDGFYMNRKYLKPEQRDLLVRLSTNLSGKDLAVMNGILQEFALNQ, from the coding sequence ATGGGGCCAAACGAAAGACGCCAGGAAATCATGGAAACCCTCTGCCACAGACGGCAGGAAACAATGAATAATTTGGCGTTTGAGTTTGGCGTCAGTATCCGGACCATCCGGAACGATATTGACATCCTGTCGCTTTCTTATCCTCTGGAAACTGTGCGCGGTCGTTACGGCGGCGGTGTCCGAGTTATGGACGGGTTTTACATGAACCGCAAATACCTAAAGCCCGAACAAAGGGATTTGCTGGTGCGGCTAAGTACGAACCTGTCCGGCAAAGACCTCGCCGTAATGAACGGCATCCTGCAGGAGTTTGCTCTGAATCAATAA